In Spirosoma sp. KUDC1026, the sequence GCGGAATTTTCTGCGCTGGTGGCACCGAGCCTACTGTGGGGCTGGCTGGCTCGCAGACCGGCGTCAATTACCAATTGCTACGGGGAACTATGCCCCTGGGTACTCCGGTAGCCGGCACAGGTAGCGCCATCCGCTTTCAAGAACCAGTAACAGGGGGTACCTATACCGTGCAGGCCACTAACGCCACTACGGGTTGCCAACAGACCATGACTGGCTCGGCCACGGTGAACGTCTTACTACTTGAGCCTTACGCGGTTACCGGCGGTGGTACCTACTGTGTAGGCAGCCCGGCCCCTGCTGTGGGTCTGGCTGGCTCTCAACCGGGGGTCAACTACCAGTTACTGCGAGGAACCACACCGGTGGGAAACCCCGTAGCGGGTACGGGCAGTGCCATCAGCTTTGGCGCGCAATCAACGGGAGGTACCTACACCGTGCAGGCCATTGAGGCTACTACGGGATGTCAGCGAACAATGAACGGCTCGGCCACGGTGACGGTCAACCCCACACCCGTGCTTACTATCACCACCCCGCCCGCAGTTTGCGCCCCCACTACCGTCGACCTCACCCGCTACGTAACCAGCGACATTGCAGCCACGATCCGCTTCTTTACGGATGACGCGCGCACCCAGGCGGTGGCAACACCCACCGCCGTCGCTGCTAGCGGTACCTACTACGTGCAGGCAACCAGCGAGCAGGGCTGTGTCAGCAACGGCAGTATCGTGGTGACGGTCAACACCCCGCCTGCCGTCAGCATCGTGCCCTCGGCCCTGACCGGCTGCGCGGGTACGATCATCACCCTGTCGGCGCAAGGAGCCGACCGCTACGTCTGGAACACAGGGGCCACTACTACGTCCATTCCCGTGACGGCTACCGGTACCAGTGTCTACTCCGTGACGGGTACCATCACCAGCACGGGCTGCTCGGCTACAGCCTCTCAGTCCATCACCATCTACCCGCTACCGGCGGCACCTAGTGTGCTCACCCAAACCGGGCAGAGCTACCCCGGCGGGCAGTCCAGCGTCACCGTTGACGTCAACTCGGGCAACGTCAACCTGGTGGTGAGTGGCTGCTCCGGTACCATCAACTGGACGGGTCCTAATAACACCTCGGGCACTAGCAGCCCCATTGTGGTCTCGACCGAGCGGGTAGGACAGTTTGTCTACTCCGCTACCTGCACCAGCACCCAGGGCTGCACCAGCCCGGCCACCTCGGCTACGGTGACCGTCCAGGGCCGGCTGACGGTGCTGCACCGGGACGTGGACAACTACGCCGACAACAACGCCATCCAGCCCCTGCTGGTACTACAGAACCAGGGCAGCAGCGCCCTGCCCCTCGCCCGGCTCACCCTGCGCTACTACGTGACGGTCGAAAACGGGGGCACGCTGGGCAACCTCAATGTCAACTACGCCCAGGTGGGGGGCCAGAACGTGCGGCTGCGCTACGTGCCGCTGAGCCCGGCCCAGCCGGGGGCCAGCGGCTACGTGGAGGTGAGCTTCACGGCCGGGGCGGGGAACCTGGCCGCGGGGGCCAACACGGGGCCGATCCAGGCCTACTTTGCCAAGAGTGACTACGGTGCCCTGTTTGAGCCCGACGACTACTCCTACAACCCGGTGCGAGACCAGCTGAGGGCGACCCAGCGCATCACGGCCTACTATGACGGGGTGCTCATCGCGGGCATCGAGCCGGGTTCAGGGGCTCAGGTGCGATCGGTTCGGGCGCTGACCGAGAGCCGCAACGGGCCGGACGCCACCCAGATCAACACGGTGCTGGAAGTACGCAATGAGGGTACGGTGGCTATCAACTACAGTGACCTGAAAGCGCGTTATTACTTCACCTCGGACGGCAACGAGCGCTTGCAGGTGAAAGTCGATGAAGGCAACATCAGCACGCGACTGGTGAAGCTACCTGCGGCCGTCAACGGCGCAGACACGTATCTGGAGATTAGCTACAATCAGGGCGGTCAGTTGGCCCCCGGTGCCTCTACGGGCGCGATCCGCTACCGGATCAGCAAGCCCGACGGGGGGCGCTTCAACCAGGCCAACGACTACTCCTACCAGGAGCAGCCCCAGGATCGCGCTCAAAATAGCCGGTTGGTGGTGCTAGTTAGCAATCAAATTGTATGGGGTACCCCTCCTACGGGCGCTCCCGCGCGGCTAGCGTACGAGGAGGCTGGTTCTACTCTATCAGTGAAGGTGCTGGGCAACCCGATCCAGAACGATCAGGTAAGCTTTGAGGTAACGGGCGCTGAGGGGCAAGCTTTGCAACTGCAACTGCTGACGCCCCAGGGTCGGGTGGTGAGCCAGCAGCTGGTACCGAGCGCAGAGGCTACACAGCGGCATGAGTTGTCGGTGGCGGGTCAGGCGGGCGGTCTGTTTCTGCTGGAGGTGAGCACGCCCACCCAAAGCCAGACGGTGAAGGTACTTAAAGCAAATTGATGACTTATTTTTTGTCATGCACTGCTGCCCAGATCAACGGACTTCAATCGGGGGCCGTTGATCTGGGCAGCAGTGCGACAAATCTGTTCATGCATTCGCATGACAAACCTGGTAGAATGACTCAAATTAGTCTCATGACGCTTGCACTCCGATGACACCTCCACGGGATTATCTGTACGTTTCTACCTTACTATGCTTTACGGAATATCAAAACTATTACCGGTACCCGTATTCAATACCACATACGGTTCGAAAATCGATATTCTGTGGATGCTTCGCTCTTCGATCCAGTCGAAGTCGGTTGCCAACTTACCCTTTTAGGCTTATGTATAATCGCTCAACATAACCCAGTTCCTACCCAATCTTTATCAATCCCCCAACAAAATCTTTATAGCTAACCAACTCTACTCAACATTGGCTATCTCTGACTTTAGCAAAGCCCAGAAGCGCACCCTCACAAGCTATACTTATAATTTTTTCACAAAAAATTATAAGTATAGCTTGTGGAATTATAAGAATCTATCAATCTTTGTAGTGTAGTATGTATAGACATTTAGACAAGGAAATGCAGTTGTTTACTATCGATCACAGTAGCCCCATACCCCTGCACATGCAAGTGGAAACCATTATGAGGGAGTTGATCGAGAGCGAAGAGTATCAGCAGGGAAAGCTTTTCCCGAATGAAATAGATCTCGCTAAGCGCCTTGGTATTGCCCGGAATACGGTCAGACAAGCTATCAACAAGCTTGTTCATGAGCAGCTCCTGATTCGTAAAAAGGGCGTAGGGACTAAAGTTGCCAAAAATC encodes:
- a CDS encoding cellulose binding domain-containing protein; its protein translation is MLFLLPSASYSAGTPRWLDSRQRVKSFKLTWLRRTTVGAVRFLPGYYFIWLLLLGSQLLQGRAMAQYTVTTNNDAGAGSLRAAITSGNASGAEYTINITTAGPITLTAALPDITQSCTISSAASLTPVTATGGTIIQRNATTGIADFRLFKATTATKKFTLINLILQNGVGNEGDFYRGGGAVLTDNGVALTMLRCLVRNCTTRDGRHGGGVHVVNGLATLTDCEFRTNSSPGTQNNSSGGAFKSGLSQTNSIVANPEIVSFLRCTFADNSAERGGATYEAGPASFINCTFNSNSADLGGSVYTLTGQSDIINCTFNNNRLFSFGINGATVRIINSLFVNSNLSGTEYSSLGGNVTTTGAGSVFTQDSDKSSQTIVLGSLQRNAGGLVSTLAINGCSPALNAGVSSTTQPGIMMPPTDANNQPRVGQPDAGAYELQGTPGGTDVAITRQPASGSSVCVGSTVTTSVSTSGTVSGYQWYRNGSIVSGQTSATLTLPNTTTANSGSYVAVVTGACNSLTSTAFNLTVNPLPTQYAVTGGGIFCAGGTEPTVGLAGSQTGVNYQLLRGTMPLGTPVAGTGSAIRFQEPVTGGTYTVQATNATTGCQQTMTGSATVNVLLLEPYAVTGGGTYCVGSPAPAVGLAGSQPGVNYQLLRGTTPVGNPVAGTGSAISFGAQSTGGTYTVQAIEATTGCQRTMNGSATVTVNPTPVLTITTPPAVCAPTTVDLTRYVTSDIAATIRFFTDDARTQAVATPTAVAASGTYYVQATSEQGCVSNGSIVVTVNTPPAVSIVPSALTGCAGTIITLSAQGADRYVWNTGATTTSIPVTATGTSVYSVTGTITSTGCSATASQSITIYPLPAAPSVLTQTGQSYPGGQSSVTVDVNSGNVNLVVSGCSGTINWTGPNNTSGTSSPIVVSTERVGQFVYSATCTSTQGCTSPATSATVTVQGRLTVLHRDVDNYADNNAIQPLLVLQNQGSSALPLARLTLRYYVTVENGGTLGNLNVNYAQVGGQNVRLRYVPLSPAQPGASGYVEVSFTAGAGNLAAGANTGPIQAYFAKSDYGALFEPDDYSYNPVRDQLRATQRITAYYDGVLIAGIEPGSGAQVRSVRALTESRNGPDATQINTVLEVRNEGTVAINYSDLKARYYFTSDGNERLQVKVDEGNISTRLVKLPAAVNGADTYLEISYNQGGQLAPGASTGAIRYRISKPDGGRFNQANDYSYQEQPQDRAQNSRLVVLVSNQIVWGTPPTGAPARLAYEEAGSTLSVKVLGNPIQNDQVSFEVTGAEGQALQLQLLTPQGRVVSQQLVPSAEATQRHELSVAGQAGGLFLLEVSTPTQSQTVKVLKAN